In the genome of Gemmatimonadales bacterium, the window TCTTTATCGTGTTTCCCTCGCCCTTCGAGGCGAGGATGAGCTCGGCCGCCAGTCGCTCCGACATCGTCTTCTCGGTGCGCGCGCGCGAGTACTGGATGAGCCAGCGCATGGCGAGCGCCGTGCGGCGATCGGGCCGAACCTCGACCGGCACCTGGAGCGAGGCGCCGCCCACCCGGCGGCTCTTCACCTCGAGCGTCGGCTTGGCGTTGTTCACCGCCTGCTTGAACACGGCGACGCCAGGCTGCCCGGTGCGCTCCTCGATCAGGTCCATCGCCCGATAGAAGATGCCCTCGGACACGCTCTTCTGACCCGCGTACATGAGGTTGTTGACGAACTTGGAGACGGTCTGGCTGTCGTAGCGCGGATCCGCGGGGACCGGACGCTTGACCGAACGGGTGCGGCGGCTCACTTGCCGGCTCCCGCCGCCTTCGGCCGCTTGGCGCCGTACTTGGAGCGACCCTGCCGGCGATCGTTCACCCCGGCGGAGTCGAGCGTGCCGCGCACGATGTGGTAGCGCACGCCGGGAAGATCCTTCACGCGACCACCGCGGATGAGCACGATCGAGTGCTCCTGAAGGTTGTGCCCCTCGCCGGGAATGTACGCCGTGACCTCGAACCCGTTGGTGAGCCGCACCCGCGCCACCTTGCGCAGCGCCGAGTTGGGCTTTTTCGGGGTCGTGGTGTACACGCGCGTGCACACCCCCCGCTTCTGCGGGTTCGATTTCAAGGCCGGGGCCTTGTCCTTCGCTTCCACGTCTTTCCGGCCGTGCCGGATGAGCTGATTGATGGTTGGCATTCGCCTGCGTAATAAAGGAATCGCGCGAAACAGACCGACGAAGCTAGCCGGCCCCTCGGGGGAAAGCAAGCGCGGCGCGCGCTCGCGCGGAGGGCAGCGGGGCATCTGTCGCCGTGTCCATTTGCGCGGTCCACGGCCTTTTGACAGACTCCGTACCGGCCCCTAGAGTACGGTCGTCCCCTCACGATGCAGCGATCGATTCCGGCCCCCGTTTTGCCAGCCTCGCCGCGGCCCCGGTGCCCCGCCGGGCGCGGTCCCTGGTAGTGGAGTGCGTCGTGCGCAAGTTCCCCGTCGATCGCGTGGTTCGCTCTCGCGTTAGTCCGCTCGCGCTTGCGGCCGGCCTTGTGCTACCCTCGCTCGCCGCCGCGCAGCAGCCGGCGCAGCCGGCCGAAGCGCCGCCGCCCGCTGCGGCAGTCGCCGTTTCCGCCACCGCGTCAGACTCCGCGCCGCCCGATTCCGGCATCATTCGCCCGTCCGACCACGGCAAGGACGTCCCCTGGAAGCCGTTCGGCGAGGTGACCCGAAACGCCGAGGTGGAGACGGGCCTCTTCACCGCGTACGTGAGGCGCGACCAGGTGCTCCTCGGGATCAAGCCGAGCCAGTTCGACCGCGACTTCCTGCTGGTGACACAGGTTGGCCAGGGAATCGGCGACGCCGGCCTCGACGGCGGAACATCGCTCAGATCCGATCTCGTGCGTTTTCACCGGAGCGGCGACCGGGTCGAGCTCTGGGTGGTGAACCCGCACGTCGCAGCCGCAGCCGGCTCGCCCATGGCGCTGACGGTGGCCTACTCCTTCGGCCACTCGGTGGCCCAGTCGTTCCCCATCGCCACCATCCGGGATACGAGCGAGATCCTGGTCGACGTGGAGCCGATGCTCCTCTCCGACTGGGCCGATCTCACCACCCGCCTGGAGGCGTACGCGAACCGCCGCCATAGCGGCGCCAACGTGCAGTTCGATCGCGACCGGTCGAGCATGCAGAGCGTCCACGTCTATCCCAGCAATCTCGAGTCGGAGGTGCGCCTCACCTACGCACCGAGCCGGAACCTGGGCCTCCAGACCGTGCCCGACTATCGCTGGATCCCGCTCGGCATCCACTACTCGCTCCTGGAACTGCCGGCCACGCCGATGCGGCCGCGCTACGCCGATGACCGGGTGGGCTACTTCATCTCCGCCCTCAAGGACTTCTCGCGGGACACGGCCGACGGCTTCTTCGTC includes:
- the rpsG gene encoding 30S ribosomal protein S7 is translated as MSRRTRSVKRPVPADPRYDSQTVSKFVNNLMYAGQKSVSEGIFYRAMDLIEERTGQPGVAVFKQAVNNAKPTLEVKSRRVGGASLQVPVEVRPDRRTALAMRWLIQYSRARTEKTMSERLAAELILASKGEGNTIKKKEDTHRMAEANRAFAHYRW
- the rpsL gene encoding 30S ribosomal protein S12, with protein sequence MPTINQLIRHGRKDVEAKDKAPALKSNPQKRGVCTRVYTTTPKKPNSALRKVARVRLTNGFEVTAYIPGEGHNLQEHSIVLIRGGRVKDLPGVRYHIVRGTLDSAGVNDRRQGRSKYGAKRPKAAGAGK